From the genome of Tachypleus tridentatus isolate NWPU-2018 chromosome 6, ASM421037v1, whole genome shotgun sequence:
ttaacttttcttggaTCAAACTTCTCTCTCacatgacttttattttattttctgatctTGTCGCAGCTACTTATGTTTCTCCTATAGTTCTCAAAACACACATTGTAGCTttactatataatatttaattttcatgtaaaatatatCTATCACAAAGAACAATACACACATGAAAGATTAATCATAAAATATCCAAAAATAGTACAAGTTCACAGAACTTATACTTCAGATAATATATGTATTGTTATGAAACCAAGAatactaaatattactcaatTAACTGAAGAGTGCTTATAAATTTGACAATTAGCAATCTGTCTGTATCGTTTAGTAGCAGCAACAAGTTTTTACTGTTACTGGTTTTTGTGAGTGCTATTGATTGACTTGTAAGCATTCCTAAATATTATCTCGACCAGTTATTTAAGCATTCAAAACAACGTAGGGCTTCCAAATAGAAGAATTAGTTACATGCATGTCACGTATATTTACAAATATGAATGAAATAGTACTCTACTTAAGTTCCACCTATCATCAACTAATAGAAATATATTCATGTATTAATGCCATCTATtggtaaaaataagtaataaacgCTGTAATTTCTTCAAACAAAAACTTCAGCGATTCGCTCCATCTACAAAATGACGATGTAATCTTTATTGCCAGAGATTTGAACAAAATCATTAAATAGATAAAATGTTAGGCACAGGATAAAAATGTAGCATTCTTGATATTAAACTGAAGAGACCTGGAATCAATCTGTTTGTCAGTAGTCATCAAACAAAGAGAATAACAGAATACATCATAACTTTATAATGTTCACAGATACATACTGAACAAAAGCTTTATTCCAActtttggtttcttttctttaatatttgcttCACCCCTGTAAATGAAGTTTCATATTAGGACAATAATCTGAAACCATCCTGTATATATACCTTTATTATTAACACTGACTATGTGTCACTAGAAGATTGGTATTGAATTCAACAGTTGATTAAGCCCATCCTCTAAAATCATCTTTTAAACGCTTTCAAATCTAATTCACAAGCTGATATTGTCTTCGGTGttgttaaatagtttttataccTAACCACTGACCTACACCCAACAGTTCAGAGTCAATAAAAGGGAGATAATTTTTTTAAGGTTGGCCCAGCAAAGATGTTCCCTCCCTTGTGTTCCATACGTTCTTAACTTGAAATTTGATCCTCAGTTGATTAGTAAATCACACAACACTACAATAAGatcaaacattaatatatatttatgaaggactttacacattattaaacagccaaaaatcataatttatgaataatacatgtatataaatttatatccAACACATACATAGGTAACACGTACTGTTGGTGAGGTTATTTGGTTATATGAATGAGGTGAAAGGAATGATGCATATTTACTTATAGAATGATTTTACATCTTATTGGTTAGAGTTAACAGCTATTCCTATATTTAGGTCTGTTTGTATAACATACAAACATACAATGATAAGGATAGCTGGAAACACAAAGGtaactatttttaaaacagtatCATTTCTTTAAACTGTaggtttacaaaaaataaaaatgagaaatcaAGTTTATCAGAATTTAAAACTTTGTCATAATCTATTAAACTTGGATTAGTAAATGCAAGCACGACCTCAGTTGGATGAGTAAAGGTAAGCCACAACTTCAGTTGGATTAGTAAATGTACAGATGATATTAAATGGCTAACTAAATATACAGAGGACATTAGCTAAATAAGTATACATAAAGAGAACATCAAGTAGATATTTAAGAGTAGACTTGATATCAGATGGATAAATAAAAGTACACAAGGCTTTAGATGGACCATTAACTTATACACTTAGTTAAGATGGCTGGCAAAGCAGTAATAAATTCAGTTTTGCTTGGTATTAGTAATAATATCAGTCACATTTTACAGGatgtttataaaatcaaacacttTAAAGAATCATTTAACACCTAACATACACACATATCATGTGTTTTATCAACTCACAATTACAGAATCCACATTTGtgaattttatcaaatatacAATGACAGATACATCAAGTTATGGGTAGTCAACTTCAGACAACAAAACCCAGTACACAGTCACAAGGCTGGTGGTTAACTAATGTAAAGGCCACATGTGAccccaataaaataaaaactattattataaataagcATTAGAGAAAGTAAACCAAACCTAGCCTGTAGAGTTACATCCTCCTATCAGGTAGAATTTATTTATACAGATCAATATTGGTGGTTTACTAGTAGAACTTTGTTTATCATATTCTAAACTCTCGTCAGATTTTTACTGTCAAACTGATATTTCATAGCTCATCTCATACCGGTTCTTTTGTTCATCATGAACACTGTGGTGAAGGTTATGGTGACTACCAGTAGAAGCTAGAGGGGTCTGGTGTCTCAACTCTGACTTAGAAATGCCTGTTCCCTTACCCCCTTCATACTCGGACATTTCTAAGGCTTTCACAAATGACATAGGTCTACGAACGTGTGAATGGGTAACATCAGAAGTTCCCAGTTCTGACTGTCTTGACAGAGATGGATTAGCTACACTAACATAGTGGCACTGACTGAATACTCCAGGGTAGCCATTAGATATGGGCCAATCTGAATTATAAGAAACAGAAGTCTTTGGCTCCCCAGACGAGTGGTACATAGATGTATGTCCTCCATATTGCACACTACTTTTCCACATAGGCACAAAAACAGTGGACTCTGAGACATTGTGCAGGTTAGTGATAACCTGACCACTACCACCACCATTATTCCCACAGTGGTGACAGTTTCCATTAGCCTCTTCAGTGGTAGCATGATTGGACTCTTTTTCTACAGCTAACCTGCAACTGGGACTAATGTTCTTTAAACCTTTACGACTTCCTGCTATACCATAGTAAACTGACTGAGTATGGTGATGTTTACTTTCTGGTGGAGAACCAGGACTGGCTCTTTGGATTGAACTATTTGTTGGACTTGATACAGGTGAGCACTTTATACCAGACCACACTGCTGTGGAGTTAAGGGTCCCAGGATTTTCAAAAACTTCTACTGGCCTTCCAGAAGTGTAAATAGGTTTGGCAGAATATTGCTGTTTTGGGATTGCTGTAGTATTAATGGTCCCATGGTTCTCAAAAACTTCCACTGTTCTCAAAGTTTGTGGAGTAGGCGGTCTTCCAGAAGTATAAACAGGTCTGGCAGAATATTGCTGGTTCTGGTAAGTGAATACCAAAGATGGCGTCCTGGTTATTTCTTTTGTCTCTGGAAGAAAGAAATTAGTCTTGGACCCTTGATGTGGCAAAGGTGGAGATGGGTCACAATCCTGGGATTTACTCTGAGAATTATCAAAGGAATCCATTGTGACATCCATATCTGATGCATCAGCAGTTCCTGGACACATCTAAACAATAAACATACTCTTAAGTCTCAAAGAGAGCactcatattatttgtttatgagggtatttaaactgattaaaataatattttacaaatattattaaagctagatataaacaattaaaagtattATTCTGTAATGTTCAAAAAATGGTTTATATTCATTTGTGTCATGATAAGAACAGGTTTAACAAAAACAGCAACAGAAAAAAGGGATAACCTCAAGATATTAAAAGACACGACTTAACTGAATGCCTGAAAATCCCTTTGTGATGACTTTAACTTGAAAAGCCttcaaaatattaactgtacTTATAGCAAACAAATGTTATTACTTTCAAGTTTATTCCTCATTAGCCATTTTACCTATTTAGAAATAAGAacattacattgttgaacacagaTGTGTATTTTCAGGAGACTGCAGCAAAACTAgcaacacaaataaaaatgataaaacaagttaaaaatatactgttaATTTGAAAACAACCAAAAGAGAATCAGTGTTCTTGTTACTTTTAACTTCACTTAAATACatcaatataaataacatttaaacctcattaaaaaaaacacacatttctccTAAATTAAAGACAGATGTGAAAACACACAGGAGttggaagaaaaaaattatttgttcactcattataatttaaaatacatctaGAAAAAACGTGGCCTTCTTTCACTTCTAAACTTGGTTTTAAATCACGAAACTAGAAATAGTGTATCATGTTCAGCAAACTTAATGACTAACACACTTACTCTGTTGTATGTATGGGTTTTTGAATGCCTTGGAGCAGATGTTTTGTTTCCAACATAAGTTTTCACCTGATTTTCAGACACAACTCCTGATACTGACCTAGGTGGCACAGACACAGCTTTGGTGCTGGAATTTTGGAACCTAAAAAGAGTTAATTCACTTTCATAtgggaaaatattaaaaactaattttcatt
Proteins encoded in this window:
- the LOC143253830 gene encoding palmitoyltransferase ZDHHC8-like — protein: MGKCCGKANTKFIPAACAWILLLSTTTLFFAFPCLYVASEYYIAIPIVQGVITLFVLANFSLATFMDPGIIPKASPEPDKSEDFRQPLYKNVEINKVTVRMKWCMSCHFYRPPRCSHCSVCNSCIESFDHHCPWVNNCIGKRNYRYFFLFLIFLSIHIIGILSTCIVFILDHRGRLNEPAAIVTFVVIGVIFLVFIPILGLTGFHLVLVSRGRTTNEQVTGKFRGGYNPFSRGGWNNICFMLLGPQYPRFQNSSTKAVSVPPRSVSGVVSENQVKTYVGNKTSAPRHSKTHTYNRMCPGTADASDMDVTMDSFDNSQSKSQDCDPSPPLPHQGSKTNFFLPETKEITRTPSLVFTYQNQQYSARPVYTSGRPPTPQTLRTVEVFENHGTINTTAIPKQQYSAKPIYTSGRPVEVFENPGTLNSTAVWSGIKCSPVSSPTNSSIQRASPGSPPESKHHHTQSVYYGIAGSRKGLKNISPSCRLAVEKESNHATTEEANGNCHHCGNNGGGSGQVITNLHNVSESTVFVPMWKSSVQYGGHTSMYHSSGEPKTSVSYNSDWPISNGYPGVFSQCHYVSVANPSLSRQSELGTSDVTHSHVRRPMSFVKALEMSEYEGGKGTGISKSELRHQTPLASTGSHHNLHHSVHDEQKNRYEMSYEISV